The Candidatus Hydrogenedentota bacterium genome contains the following window.
CTCGTGCCGGTTTATCCCGGCGACTCTGCTCTTGCTCTTTATCTTGCTCTTGCTCTAATCTTGTTTGTCCGGCAAAGTGCTGCTGTTCCCTGTACTGAGGATGCTGTCCAAGATGGCCGGGCACATGCCGGAAGCCAGAGAAACGGCTGTGGAGCACGAAAGACCAGATTCGTTTGGGGATTTGGAGCAAGAGCAAGAGCAAGATAAAGAGCAAGAAAAGACACTCACGCCAACCGGCCAAAGTGTTAACATTTTCAACACGGCGGAGACCCGCCAACACCAGGAGAACGGCATCATGAGCGGCAACGGCACAGCGGACCCCACCCGGCGGGCATTCCTCAAGCACACCCTGATGACCGCGGCGGCGGCCGCGGCCCTGGCGCCCCGCCGCGCCCACGCGAAGGGTGGCGCGAACAGCGCCCTGGGCGTCGGCCTCATCGGCTGCGGCGGCCGGTCGGGGGCGCACTCCTCGTCCTATGAATGGGTGAAAAGCCAGGGGCTGAACCTGAACATCGTCGCCGTGAATGACACCTACCGCCCGCGTATGGACCGCATGGCCAAGCGTTACAAGGCCAAGGGCTACATGGACCACCGGGAACTGCTGGCGGACCCGAATGTGGACGTGGTGAGCATCGCCACGCCGGACCACGCCCACGGCTACCAGGCCATGGACGCCGTGAAGGCGGGCAAGGACGTGTACTGCGAGAAGCCCGTGACCCACTGGCGGCAGTTCGAACTGACCAAGGCGCTGGCGGCGGCGGTGAGGGAGTCGGGCCGGGTCTTCCAGCTCGGCTCGCAGGCCATGTCCGACCCCGCATGGCAAAAGATGGGCGACCTCATCCGCGAAGGGCTCATCGGTCAGCCCATCCACGCCGAGTGCGGCTATTTCCGCGTGGGCGACTGGGGCGAGGCGGGCATGCGCATTGACGATGAGAACGCGCAGCCCGGACCCGACCTCGACTGGGACGCCTTCCTCGGCGACGCGCCGAAGGTGCCCTTCACCGTCAGCCGCTACTTCCAGTGGCGCATGTACAAGGATTACTCCGGCGGCCCCGTCACCGACCTGTTCCCCCACTCGCTCACCCCCACGATGGCCATGCTCGGCCTCGGCATGCCCGAGCGCGTCGTCGCCGTCGGCGGCATGTACCGCTACACCAACCGCGAGGTGCCCGACACCTGCAACGCCCTCATCGAATACCCGAACGGCATGGTGGTCGCGCTGATGGGCACCCAGGGAAACAACTACCAGGGCGCGGGCGAGCGCGGCGCGGGCGGCCGCGTCCCCGTCATCCGCGGCTGGGACGGCACCCTCACCCTCGAGGGCAACGAGGTGGTCTTCATCCCTGCGGAGGGTTCGAAGAAGGAGCCCCAGCGCTTCCCCTTCGAGGGCCAGGAGGACACCGCGGAATACTTCAAGTCCTTCATCGAGCACTGCATCGCGGGCAACCCCGACACCCTCAGCGGCATGGACCTCGCCTTCAAGGTGCAGACCGCCCTCCAGATGGCCGCCCTCTCGCAGATGGAGAACAAGACCTACCTCTTCGACAAGGAAACCGTGACCATCGGCCCCGCGTGAGGGCATTAAGTTCCGGGTACAGGCACACACGGACGGGCACGGACGGGCACGGACTCCGCATAAGCCCTGGTGGATGTGCCCGGTCCCATTTGAAAGAACATCCCCCGGCCCTGAAGGGCCACCCCCTTCAAAGGGGGACAGGGTGGCTGATGCAAACAGTTGTTTTTGTGGAGACGGTTTACGGCTTGGAAAACAACGTCCTTTGCCACCGGCAATTGGTAAAGGTTGGATGTTTTAGTCCCCCTTTGAAGGGGGTGGTGCTTTAGCACCGGGGGATGTTCTCCCCTGCAAATTTTGGAGGTGTCCGCCATGTCCCGCATGTTGATCGTCATGTCGCTCCTGTGCCTCTCCGCCGTGGCCGCCGCGCAGGGGGCCGACCCCGTTGTGCTGGAGACGGACACGTTCCGGCTGGAGGCGGGTGCGGACGGCCTGTGCCGCGCCTTTGTGGACCGGGCCACAGGCACGGACCACCTCGCGGCGGAGCCGCCGACACCCTTCCTCTCGGCGAAGGTGGACGGCGCGGTCATTCCCGCCTCCGCCCTCGCACTGAAGGACGGCCTGCTCTCGGCGACCTTCGGGGACTCGGGAAAGGGCGCCGTCCTGAAGGTGGAGCGCTTCCCCGCATGGCTCACGCTGGAGGTGATCTCTGCGGACGAGGGCATTGGGGAACTCGCGTTTCTGGACGTGCCCCTGACGTTGTCCGGCACGCTGGAGGACGCCTTTGCTGCCTGCGCCCTGTCCCTGAACCTGCAAACCAAAGTCCCCGCGCTGCCCGGCCCGGCCAAACGGCTCCAGGCCTTCTGCTACCCCCGCTTCGGCATGGCCGGGGCGAAGGTCGCGGTCATCGCCTGCCCCGCCGCGCAACTGCGGGACACCCTGAAGACGGTGGTCTCGGGCGCGGAGGGGCTGCCGCAGCCCGCGCCGGGCACGACGCCCGTCGGCGGGCCGTGGGCGCTGGACGGGTCCATCAACCGGGGCTCGTACCTCTTCGACTTCGGCGCGCTGACGGAGGAGACGGTGGACGAGTGGATTGAACTGCTGCACACGCTGGGCCTGAACCAGATTGACTTCCACACGGGCACGTCCCTGCGCTTCGGCGACTGTGCGCCAAACCCGAAACTCTTCCCGCGCGGGCGCGACAGCGTGAAGGCCGTAATTGACCGGCTGCACGGCGCGGGCATCGCCGCCGGACTGCACACCTACGCCTTCTTCATCGCGAAGGACACGCCCTATGTCACGCCCGTGCCGGACCCCCGTCTGGGGACGATGGCGGTGTTCACCCTGGCCGCGCCCCTCGCGGAGGGGGACACCACGGTGACGGTGGCGGAGTCCACGGCGGACGTGTCCACCATCACGGGATTCTTCGTGCGGAACAGCGTGACCCTGCGGATCGGCGAGGAGCTGATCACCTTCACCGGCGCCGCGAAGGAGGCGCCCTTCTCCTTCACGGGCTGCACGCGCGGTGCCCACGGCACCAAGGTCTCCGCGCACCCGGCGGGTGCGAAGGCGCACCAGCTCAAGGAGTGCTTCGGCCTCTTCACACCGGACGCGGACTCGACCCTGCTGGCGGAAATCGCCAAGAACACGGCGGACACCTTCAACGAGTGCGGCTTCGACATGATCTACCTCGACGCGCTGGACGGCGAGGACATCCTCGGCGGCGGGGAGAACGGCTGGCACTACGGCGCGAAGTTCGTGTTCGAGATTGCGAACCGCCTCAACAAACCCGCCCTGTTCGAGATGAGCACCTTTCACCACCTGCTCTGGTGCGTGCGCGCGCGCATGGGCGCCTGGGACCATCCGGCGCGGTCGCACAAGGGCTTCATTGACACGCACGCGCGGGCGAACAGCGACGGCGCGGGCATGTTCCTGCCCATGAACCTCGGCTGGTGGGCCGTGAAGGAGTGGAAGGACAACCCGCAGACGGAGCCGACCTATCCGGACGACATCGAGTACCTCATGGGCAAGGCCCTGGGCAACGGCATGGGCATTTCGCTCATGGGCGTGAACCCGAAAACCATCCAGACCGTGCCCGCCTACCGCCGCCTCGCGCCCCTCTTCCGGCGCTACGAGACCCTGCGCCACTCCGGGCAGGTGCCCGAGTCCGTGAAGGCGCGCCTGCGCGAGCCGGGCGCGGAGTTTGTCCTCGAGGGGGACCTGGAAAGCGGATGGCAGTTCCGTCCGGCGGTCCACAGCAAACACAAGGTCACGGGGGAGGAGGGAAGCCGCGCGTGGACCGTGGACAATCCCCACGCGGCCCAGCCCGCGCGGCTGCGCATCCAGACCCTGCACAGCGCGGGCGCCTATGACGCGCCGGAGGCCGTGGTCATCGAGGACTTCGCCGACCCGGCCCTCTTCGCCGACACCGCCGCCGAGGCGGGCGTGACCATGGCGCTGGACAAACAACTGGACGGCGCGGACATGGAGCGGGCCGCAGTCCGGGTGGCCGCGTCGAGTACGCGGGACGAGGCGAACGGCGCCTGGGCGAAACTGGCCCGCGTCCACACGCCGCCCCTGGACATCAAGGGACAGCAGGCGCTGGGCGTGTGGGTGCATGGCGACGGGAGCGGCGCGCTTCTGAACCTCCAGCTCCGCAGCCCGCACCACACGGTCTACGGCGGCTACGGCGAGCATTACGTCCGGCTGGACTACGCGGGCTGGCGTTATTTCGAGATGGTCGAGCCCGAGGGCGGCGCCATCAAGAATCACCAGTGGCCCTACAACGGCGGCTACTACGCCATTTACCGCGAGGAGGTGGACTTCTCCCAGGTAGAGACTCTGTCTCTCTGGTGCAACCGCGTGCCGAAGGGCCACGAGGTCACGCCCGTGCTCTCCGCCGTGAAGGCACTGCCCCTGGTGAAGCAGCCCCTGCGCAACCCGTCCATCACCGTGGGCGGGGTCACGGTCACTTTCCCCGTGACGCTGGAAACGGGCGCCTATCTGGAGTACAACGGCCCCGGCGACTGCAAACACTACGCCCCAAACGGCGAGCTCGTCGGCGAGGTGGTCCCGGAGGGCGGCGAACTGCTGCTGGCAACCGGCGAGAACAGCCTGGCCTTCTCCTGCGAGGCGGGAGAGCGCCCCGCGCGGGCGCTGGTTGCCGTGACCAGTCTGGGCGAGCCGTTCCGGGAGTAGCGCGGGAAAGATAATAGCGCCGTTTGTTCTGGGGTTTTTTCGATAAAACCCATGGACCGAATGGACCATATAGAGGGAAAACGGCCGGTCCCCGCCGGTTAGTCTATCTGTGTCTCGGCGATATAGAGCCTGTAGTCCGGCGGCGGGGTGTGCTGGAGCCGCCATTCCGACTGAAGCCCGATGCCCAGCAGGGTGAGCAACCCCGTGCCCAGCGCCGCCGTGCCGATGGCCAGCACAAAAAGCACCGCCCAGGCCATGCCCGCCGCGCCCGCCGCCGCAAGCACCACGCCGCACGCCGC
Protein-coding sequences here:
- a CDS encoding Gfo/Idh/MocA family oxidoreductase, encoding MSGNGTADPTRRAFLKHTLMTAAAAAALAPRRAHAKGGANSALGVGLIGCGGRSGAHSSSYEWVKSQGLNLNIVAVNDTYRPRMDRMAKRYKAKGYMDHRELLADPNVDVVSIATPDHAHGYQAMDAVKAGKDVYCEKPVTHWRQFELTKALAAAVRESGRVFQLGSQAMSDPAWQKMGDLIREGLIGQPIHAECGYFRVGDWGEAGMRIDDENAQPGPDLDWDAFLGDAPKVPFTVSRYFQWRMYKDYSGGPVTDLFPHSLTPTMAMLGLGMPERVVAVGGMYRYTNREVPDTCNALIEYPNGMVVALMGTQGNNYQGAGERGAGGRVPVIRGWDGTLTLEGNEVVFIPAEGSKKEPQRFPFEGQEDTAEYFKSFIEHCIAGNPDTLSGMDLAFKVQTALQMAALSQMENKTYLFDKETVTIGPA